The following are from one region of the Chloroflexota bacterium genome:
- a CDS encoding ribbon-helix-helix protein, CopG family — protein sequence MAKVMITMPDEFLKQIDKAAAAEHRSRSEMVREAMRAYLAERASGKRPSLLDKPSVRAAVEFQDRMSEKSRGVKFNTVAFIRKMRGPLK from the coding sequence ATGGCTAAAGTGATGATTACGATGCCGGACGAATTTCTGAAACAGATTGACAAGGCAGCAGCGGCGGAACACCGCAGCCGCAGCGAAATGGTGCGCGAGGCAATGCGCGCCTATTTGGCGGAACGCGCGAGTGGCAAACGTCCGTCCTTGCTGGATAAACCCAGCGTCCGTGCGGCGGTCGAATTTCAGGATCGAATGAGCGAGAAATCGCGCGGCGTCAAGTTCAACACCGTCGCATTCATTCGCAAAATGCGCGGTCCCTTGAAATGA
- a CDS encoding type II toxin-antitoxin system VapC family toxin translates to MTTHALPLLLDSSVLVKWQYRLEQDAAIALELRARHLRGELELQLADVSFYEFANALFYLRLYTTEEIIQSVHTVLAMELRVYQFDLFALRAALELCAHKGIAIYDAYLVALAQRENLVLVTADEKLLRKLGRNAPAVSLREFKRLTDSTDE, encoded by the coding sequence ATGACCACCCATGCGCTTCCACTTTTGCTCGACAGTTCGGTGTTAGTCAAATGGCAATATCGTCTTGAGCAAGACGCCGCGATTGCGCTTGAATTGCGCGCCAGACATTTGCGCGGCGAACTCGAATTGCAACTTGCGGACGTCTCATTTTACGAATTTGCCAACGCCTTGTTCTATCTGCGATTGTACACAACCGAGGAAATCATCCAAAGCGTGCATACGGTACTCGCCATGGAATTGCGCGTTTATCAATTCGACCTGTTCGCTCTGCGCGCCGCGCTCGAGCTGTGCGCGCACAAAGGCATCGCAATTTACGACGCCTATCTCGTGGCGCTCGCTCAACGCGAGAATTTAGTGTTGGTAACGGCGGATGAAAAACTCTTGCGGAAATTGGGGCGCAACGCGCCCGCCGTATCGCTGCGCGAATTTAAACGGCTTACCGACTCGACTGATGAATAA
- a CDS encoding ribonuclease Z, with protein sequence MFELCFLGTSASAPSVERNMTSTLLIHDGQRFLLDCAEGTQRQILQSGMGFKDLRRIFLTHGHLDHILGLGGIVSTFGRWEAINRIEIYAGRWALDRVRDLIKVVLRGKEVEMDIEFIEVKPGVLVVEKNLTVTAFPVLHRGSGCFGYVFEEKTKRPFLVERAEALGIPVGPERRRLVGGEMLTLVNGRVVTPDEVLGAPVPGTKFVYVGDVARTDEVMEPAHHADALVMESTYIAADAAIARQFGHITAAESAMCARDAGVQTLYLTHISRRYSGAVIEAEARAIFPNTIVANDLDRAIVKRVTEPS encoded by the coding sequence ATGTTTGAACTATGCTTCCTCGGCACCTCCGCCTCCGCGCCGAGCGTCGAACGCAACATGACCTCGACGCTGTTGATTCACGACGGTCAACGCTTCCTGCTCGACTGCGCGGAAGGTACGCAACGTCAAATTTTACAAAGCGGCATGGGCTTTAAAGACCTGCGCCGCATTTTTCTCACGCACGGTCATCTCGATCACATCCTGGGACTTGGCGGCATCGTCTCCACGTTCGGACGCTGGGAAGCGATCAACCGCATCGAGATTTACGCCGGACGTTGGGCGCTCGACCGCGTGCGCGATTTGATCAAGGTCGTCTTGCGCGGCAAAGAAGTCGAAATGGACATCGAGTTCATCGAAGTGAAACCCGGCGTGCTCGTCGTCGAAAAAAATCTGACGGTAACTGCATTTCCGGTGTTGCATCGCGGGAGTGGTTGTTTCGGTTACGTGTTCGAGGAGAAGACCAAACGTCCGTTTCTCGTCGAGCGCGCGGAGGCATTGGGCATCCCGGTGGGACCCGAGCGGCGGCGACTGGTCGGCGGCGAAATGCTCACGCTCGTAAACGGTCGCGTTGTTACGCCGGACGAGGTGCTTGGCGCGCCCGTGCCAGGGACGAAATTCGTGTACGTCGGCGACGTTGCGCGCACGGACGAAGTGATGGAACCCGCGCATCACGCGGACGCGCTCGTGATGGAATCTACATACATCGCGGCAGATGCCGCGATCGCGCGGCAGTTCGGACACATCACTGCCGCGGAATCTGCCATGTGTGCGCGCGATGCGGGCGTCCAGACGTTGTACCTCACGCACATCTCGCGGCGCTATTCCGGCGCAGTGATCGAAGCCGAAGCGCGCGCGATCTTTCCGAACACGATTGTCGCGAACGACCTGGATCGCGCGATCGTCAAGCGCGTGACCGAACCAAGTTAG
- a CDS encoding inorganic diphosphatase encodes MIHPWHDVSPGDKLPGEFNAVIEIPAGGSIKYELDKRSGLLRMDRVLYSAVFYPANYGFIPQTLGEDHDPLDVLVFCQEPVVPLTMMRARCVGLMTMVDQGEMDYKIIAVALDDPSFNSYNQISEMPPHRLMMLKRFFSDYKLLEGKSVQVGEIEPPETAYPIIEQALVAYSQQRRIGFR; translated from the coding sequence ATGATTCATCCCTGGCACGATGTTTCGCCTGGCGACAAATTGCCAGGCGAGTTCAACGCCGTGATCGAAATCCCGGCAGGCGGTAGCATCAAGTACGAACTGGACAAGCGGAGTGGTTTGCTCAGAATGGACCGCGTGCTGTACTCGGCGGTGTTCTATCCGGCAAATTACGGTTTCATTCCGCAAACGCTTGGCGAGGACCACGACCCGCTCGACGTGTTGGTGTTTTGTCAAGAGCCGGTCGTGCCGCTGACGATGATGCGCGCGCGGTGCGTCGGCTTGATGACGATGGTGGATCAAGGCGAGATGGATTACAAGATCATCGCCGTGGCGCTCGATGATCCATCCTTTAATTCGTACAATCAGATTTCGGAAATGCCGCCGCATCGGTTGATGATGCTCAAGCGATTTTTTTCCGACTACAAATTGCTCGAAGGCAAGAGCGTTCAAGTTGGCGAGATCGAGCCGCCCGAAACGGCGTACCCGATAATCGAGCAAGCATTGGTTGCATACAGCCAGCAACGCCGCATCGGGTTTCGTTGA
- a CDS encoding Trm112 family protein produces MVNQELLEILRCPACVSGPNRKEGPDPGRLVLYKDVWLVCQEKDCGRKYPIKNDIPIMLIEEGDKHVSTPVEQLGAPA; encoded by the coding sequence ATGGTCAATCAAGAACTGCTCGAAATCTTGCGCTGTCCCGCGTGTGTGAGTGGTCCCAATCGCAAAGAAGGACCTGATCCCGGTCGTTTGGTGTTGTACAAAGACGTGTGGCTGGTGTGTCAGGAAAAAGATTGCGGGCGCAAGTATCCGATCAAGAACGACATTCCGATCATGCTAATTGAGGAAGGGGACAAGCACGTGAGTACGCCGGTCGAACAACTGGGCGCGCCGGCGTGA
- the rimI gene encoding ribosomal protein S18-alanine N-acetyltransferase — protein MRTQHLDTVMEIEYAAFSAPWSANAYEYELHHNAMAHYYISVPQTPIRKSVFQSFRSRWFKHGESNGSTPVVGYGGFWLMTDEAHISTIASHPAWRKRGIGELLLVAMIEAAAELNARVATLEVRVSNHVAQMLYAKYGFAVVGERVNYYSDNGENAWIMTTPAIGSAVYQQQFQKLKTQLFDRLSR, from the coding sequence ATGCGGACGCAGCATCTCGATACCGTGATGGAGATCGAGTACGCCGCCTTCTCCGCGCCGTGGTCGGCGAACGCGTACGAGTACGAATTGCATCACAACGCGATGGCGCACTATTATATCAGCGTGCCGCAAACGCCGATTCGCAAGTCGGTGTTCCAATCATTCCGGTCGCGCTGGTTTAAGCATGGCGAGTCGAACGGGTCCACGCCTGTCGTCGGCTATGGCGGCTTTTGGTTGATGACGGATGAAGCGCACATCAGTACGATTGCATCGCATCCGGCTTGGCGCAAGCGCGGCATCGGCGAATTGTTGCTCGTCGCGATGATCGAAGCCGCGGCGGAGTTGAACGCGCGCGTCGCCACGCTCGAAGTGCGCGTATCGAATCACGTCGCGCAAATGCTGTACGCCAAGTACGGTTTCGCCGTCGTCGGCGAACGCGTCAACTATTACAGCGACAACGGCGAGAATGCTTGGATCATGACGACGCCCGCGATTGGCAGCGCCGTTTATCAACAGCAATTTCAAAAATTAAAGACGCAATTGTTTGACCGCTTGTCGCGCTAG
- the tsaB gene encoding tRNA (adenosine(37)-N6)-threonylcarbamoyltransferase complex dimerization subunit type 1 TsaB gives MLLAIDTATRAASIALYRAGVLGELTWRSRDNHTVETMEQIVRLLALVGATQRELQAIGVALGPGSFTGLRVGMSIAKGLAFGRQIPLLGIPTLDGIAHAHAHQTLPIWTILEAGRGRMMVARYAVARGAAKRASEYALTNAAGIADLVGATQGERNTRALVCGDVDTALADLLTERFGTRVVIASPAQNARRAGALAELAWARFQRGKADDASSLAPIYLAQGI, from the coding sequence ATGTTGTTAGCCATTGATACCGCGACGCGCGCGGCAAGCATCGCGCTCTATCGCGCGGGCGTCCTTGGCGAATTGACCTGGCGCTCGCGCGATAATCACACCGTCGAGACGATGGAGCAAATCGTGCGCCTACTCGCGCTTGTCGGCGCGACGCAACGCGAGTTGCAAGCGATTGGCGTCGCGCTGGGTCCTGGGTCGTTCACCGGGTTGCGCGTCGGCATGAGCATCGCCAAAGGTCTCGCCTTCGGTCGGCAGATTCCGCTCCTCGGCATTCCCACGCTCGATGGCATCGCGCACGCGCACGCGCACCAAACGCTGCCAATTTGGACGATTCTCGAAGCCGGGCGCGGGCGCATGATGGTGGCGCGCTATGCGGTCGCACGCGGCGCGGCAAAACGCGCAAGCGAGTACGCGCTGACGAACGCCGCGGGCATCGCGGACTTGGTGGGCGCGACGCAAGGGGAGCGGAATACGCGCGCGTTGGTCTGCGGTGATGTGGACACGGCGCTTGCCGATCTGTTGACCGAACGATTCGGCACGCGGGTCGTGATCGCCTCGCCCGCGCAAAACGCGCGGCGGGCTGGCGCGTTGGCGGAACTCGCGTGGGCGCGTTTCCAACGCGGCAAAGCCGACGACGCGTCGTCGCTCGCGCCGATCTATCTCGCGCAGGGAATTTAA
- the tsaE gene encoding tRNA (adenosine(37)-N6)-threonylcarbamoyltransferase complex ATPase subunit type 1 TsaE — MSLITSPHVLDIISHSAAQTQRLGARLGELARPGDLFCLEGDLGSGKTCFTQGVGRGLNVSDAIHSPTFILANEHRGGRLTLYHLDVYRLRGADEARGIGLDDYVYGDGVCVIEWAEKIDAILPSEHLWIQFRHLGEAKRGLILRATGARYEQLLAEFKSRTFARSEDDVVSH; from the coding sequence ATGTCTCTCATCACTTCTCCTCACGTTCTCGATATTATCAGCCACAGCGCGGCGCAGACCCAGCGTCTCGGCGCGCGGCTGGGCGAACTCGCGCGTCCCGGCGATTTGTTTTGTCTCGAAGGTGACCTGGGTTCGGGCAAAACGTGTTTCACCCAAGGCGTAGGACGCGGGTTGAACGTATCCGACGCGATTCACAGCCCGACGTTTATTTTGGCGAACGAGCATCGCGGCGGACGTTTGACGCTGTATCATCTCGACGTGTATCGCCTGCGCGGCGCGGACGAAGCGCGCGGGATCGGTCTCGATGATTATGTGTACGGGGATGGTGTGTGCGTGATCGAGTGGGCGGAAAAGATTGACGCGATATTGCCGTCCGAGCATTTATGGATTCAGTTTCGTCATCTCGGCGAAGCCAAACGCGGGTTGATTCTACGCGCGACCGGCGCGCGGTACGAACAACTGCTCGCCGAGTTCAAGTCGCGGACATTCGCACGGAGCGAAGACGATGTTGTTAGCCATTGA
- a CDS encoding metallophosphoesterase family protein: protein MKILVISDIHANLVALETVIHNAGAFDRLWCLGDVVGYGPAPNECIEKLREYPLLCLAGNHDWAVLDKLDLEEFNPDARRAAIWTREQLSVRNLDWLHALPERVPTELDRFTLIHGSPRYPIWEYVLTPAVARINFDFFDTRICLMGHTHVPVIFRHIPDERRATAETLIEGVPTPLADGRMMINPGSVGQPRDGDPRAAYAVLDSDAWSITHRRVEYDIAATQKKMEQLNLPARLIARLSYGW from the coding sequence ATGAAAATCCTAGTGATCTCCGATATTCACGCAAACTTGGTCGCGCTAGAAACCGTCATCCACAACGCGGGTGCGTTCGACCGACTGTGGTGTCTGGGCGATGTGGTCGGCTATGGACCCGCCCCGAATGAATGCATCGAGAAATTACGCGAGTATCCCCTGCTCTGCCTCGCCGGCAATCACGACTGGGCGGTGCTCGACAAATTGGATCTCGAAGAATTCAACCCCGATGCGCGCCGCGCCGCGATCTGGACACGCGAGCAGTTGAGCGTCCGCAATCTCGATTGGCTCCACGCCTTGCCCGAACGCGTGCCGACCGAGCTGGACCGCTTTACGTTGATTCACGGCAGTCCGCGCTATCCGATTTGGGAATACGTGCTCACGCCAGCGGTCGCGCGCATCAATTTCGATTTCTTCGACACGCGCATTTGCTTGATGGGGCACACGCATGTGCCAGTGATTTTCCGACATATTCCGGATGAACGCCGCGCGACGGCGGAAACGCTCATCGAAGGCGTGCCTACTCCGCTTGCCGATGGACGCATGATGATCAACCCTGGCAGTGTCGGTCAACCGCGCGACGGCGATCCGCGCGCGGCGTATGCGGTGCTCGATAGCGATGCCTGGTCGATCACGCATCGTCGCGTTGAGTACGACATCGCGGCAACACAGAAAAAGATGGAGCAACTCAACCTGCCGGCGCGTCTGATTGCGCGTTTGAGTTACGGTTGGTGA
- a CDS encoding DUF4349 domain-containing protein: MKYTLLIFALLVSAMLIGACAAPTPALSGNRAVAPAALPPVPAPAQPQVGAANDQALTESKTSNAQSAERMIVYTVQLTLEVQETEKAVADITAIVNQQKGYISSTNLTRDAKGQLRGSVSVRIPATSLDATLKQIKTIGLKVMSENSNANDVTDQYSDLGAQLKNLEATETELRKLLETVRERTGKAEEILAVYNRLTEIRGQIERIKGQMNVLEKTSTLATVTIQLTPKQEIQVLEPDTWVPNRTAAEALRSLVQALQGLVDLTIWAILFLLPVGIVLALPFVVLVIVVRAFVKRRAKPKLAA, translated from the coding sequence ATGAAATACACTTTGTTGATTTTCGCCTTGCTCGTCAGCGCAATGCTGATCGGCGCGTGCGCCGCGCCCACGCCGGCTCTGTCCGGAAATCGTGCGGTTGCGCCAGCGGCGCTCCCTCCAGTCCCGGCACCGGCACAACCGCAAGTCGGGGCAGCAAACGATCAGGCACTGACTGAATCCAAAACGTCGAATGCCCAGTCCGCCGAGAGGATGATCGTTTATACCGTACAACTCACGCTCGAAGTCCAAGAGACCGAGAAAGCGGTCGCCGACATCACCGCCATCGTGAACCAACAGAAAGGATATATCTCCTCGACGAATCTCACGCGCGATGCGAAAGGACAACTGCGCGGTTCGGTCAGCGTGCGCATTCCAGCCACATCGCTTGACGCCACGCTCAAGCAGATCAAAACAATCGGCTTGAAGGTGATGAGCGAAAATTCGAACGCGAACGACGTGACCGATCAGTACAGCGATTTGGGCGCGCAGTTGAAAAATCTCGAAGCGACGGAAACCGAGTTACGCAAATTGCTCGAAACGGTGCGCGAGCGGACTGGCAAAGCCGAAGAGATCCTCGCGGTCTACAATCGGCTCACCGAAATTCGCGGACAGATCGAGCGCATCAAAGGGCAAATGAACGTACTCGAAAAAACAAGTACGCTCGCGACGGTAACGATTCAGTTGACGCCCAAGCAAGAGATTCAGGTGCTCGAGCCGGACACCTGGGTGCCGAATCGCACTGCGGCAGAAGCGCTTCGCTCGCTTGTCCAAGCACTCCAGGGTTTGGTTGATCTAACGATCTGGGCAATTCTGTTTCTCTTACCCGTTGGGATCGTCCTGGCTTTACCCTTTGTCGTGCTCGTGATTGTCGTGCGCGCGTTCGTCAAACGGCGCGCCAAGCCCAAATTAGCGGCGTAA
- a CDS encoding sulfurtransferase encodes MTTPSVWHTLSTNKMSDDSNDVLIEVAWLAQHLDDPSLHLIDARLADPRVPFGYRTGHIPHAIALDPLRDFFVYDSRTRELKSPEQIAEALGRHSITNDALIVLYDDWTGELAAIAFWVLRYIGHREVKILNGGLAAWHQAGGEITRAMPSAAITAYHAAPNDDTHATAEWIQQNAARSDMVLLDARSEQEFVAGHIPGAVNWSFEQALDLRAHRYRDIQRLQAQLKVIGATPDKEIVVYCHVGNRSSHLFTTLSILGYPRARNYSGSMADWFETRRLPIDSG; translated from the coding sequence TTGACAACGCCCAGCGTTTGGCATACACTCTCGACGAACAAAATGAGCGACGATTCGAACGATGTTCTGATCGAGGTGGCGTGGCTCGCGCAGCATCTCGACGATCCGTCTTTACATTTGATTGATGCGCGACTCGCCGACCCGCGTGTGCCATTCGGTTATCGCACGGGTCACATTCCGCATGCCATCGCGCTCGATCCGTTGCGCGACTTTTTTGTGTACGACTCGCGTACACGCGAACTGAAATCGCCGGAGCAAATTGCGGAGGCGTTGGGGCGTCACAGCATCACCAACGACGCGCTCATCGTGCTTTACGATGACTGGACCGGCGAACTCGCGGCGATTGCATTCTGGGTTCTGCGATACATCGGGCATCGCGAAGTGAAAATTCTGAACGGCGGACTCGCCGCGTGGCATCAAGCCGGCGGAGAGATCACCCGCGCGATGCCTTCTGCCGCGATCACCGCGTATCACGCAGCGCCCAACGACGATACGCACGCGACCGCCGAGTGGATTCAACAAAATGCAGCGCGCAGTGATATGGTCTTGCTCGACGCGCGTTCGGAACAGGAATTTGTCGCGGGACACATTCCGGGCGCGGTCAACTGGTCGTTCGAGCAGGCATTGGATTTGCGGGCGCATCGTTACCGCGATATCCAGAGATTGCAAGCGCAACTAAAAGTGATTGGCGCAACGCCCGACAAGGAAATCGTCGTGTATTGCCACGTCGGCAATCGTTCATCGCACTTGTTCACCACACTGAGTATTCTCGGCTATCCGCGCGCGAGAAACTATAGCGGCTCGATGGCAGATTGGTTTGAGACACGCAGATTACCGATTGATTCTGGATAG
- the pdxS gene encoding pyridoxal 5'-phosphate synthase lyase subunit PdxS encodes MAEKQVGTWAVKVGLAQMLKGGVIMDVTTAEQAKIAEDAGACAVMALERVPADIRREGGVARMADPTKIVEIMEAVTIPVMAKARIGHFVEAQVLEALGVDYIDESEVLTPADEENHIAKHDFKVPFVCGCRNLGEALRRIGEGAAMIRTKGEAGTGDVVEAVRHARTVLGEIRRIQNMRPDELMRVAKELGAPYELLKETADLGRLPVVNFAAGGIATPADAALMMQLGVDGVFVGSGIFKSGDPAKRAKAIVEATTHYNDPDIIARVSRGLGEPMSGLAARAIPEKEQLAVRGW; translated from the coding sequence ATGGCAGAGAAACAAGTTGGAACCTGGGCAGTCAAAGTTGGTTTGGCGCAAATGCTCAAAGGCGGCGTGATCATGGATGTGACGACCGCCGAGCAAGCGAAAATCGCGGAAGACGCCGGCGCGTGCGCGGTGATGGCGCTCGAACGCGTACCTGCCGACATTCGTCGCGAGGGCGGCGTTGCGCGGATGGCGGACCCCACTAAGATCGTTGAGATCATGGAAGCGGTCACGATTCCAGTGATGGCAAAAGCGCGCATCGGTCATTTCGTCGAAGCGCAAGTGCTCGAGGCGCTCGGCGTGGATTACATTGACGAAAGTGAAGTCCTGACGCCGGCGGACGAAGAAAATCATATCGCCAAGCATGATTTCAAAGTGCCGTTCGTGTGCGGTTGCCGCAATCTCGGCGAGGCGTTGCGCCGCATCGGCGAAGGCGCGGCGATGATTCGCACGAAAGGCGAAGCCGGCACCGGCGATGTGGTCGAAGCGGTGCGGCATGCGCGCACCGTGCTCGGCGAGATTCGTCGCATTCAAAACATGCGCCCCGACGAATTGATGCGCGTCGCGAAAGAACTGGGCGCGCCGTACGAATTGTTGAAAGAGACCGCCGACCTGGGTCGCTTGCCAGTTGTGAACTTTGCCGCGGGCGGCATCGCGACGCCGGCAGATGCGGCATTGATGATGCAACTCGGCGTGGATGGCGTCTTTGTCGGCTCCGGCATTTTCAAGTCCGGCGATCCGGCGAAACGCGCGAAAGCGATTGTCGAAGCGACGACGCACTATAACGATCCCGATATCATCGCGCGAGTTTCACGCGGACTGGGCGAACCCATGTCTGGTCTCGCCGCGCGCGCGATTCCGGAAAAAGAACAACTCGCGGTTCGCGGCTGGTAA
- the pdxT gene encoding pyridoxal 5'-phosphate synthase glutaminase subunit PdxT — translation MKVGVLALQGAFIEHIKILQSLGVDAIEVRKPEQLRDLDGLIIPGGESTTIGKLAVEYGLIEPIREMCHAGKPVWGTCAGMIFLAKDVGMRQPLIGVMDVQVRRNAFGRQVDSFEADLDVPTLASVTSNGDPHRPFHAIFIRAPMMESVGKHVEVLAKLDDGTIVAARQGNLLATSFHPELTGDTRFHRYFVERLKPSS, via the coding sequence ATGAAGGTGGGAGTTCTCGCGCTGCAAGGCGCATTCATCGAACACATCAAAATTTTGCAATCCCTCGGCGTGGACGCGATTGAAGTACGCAAACCGGAACAGTTGCGCGATCTCGACGGGCTGATCATTCCCGGCGGCGAAAGCACGACGATTGGCAAGCTCGCGGTCGAGTACGGTTTGATCGAACCGATTCGGGAAATGTGCCATGCCGGCAAACCGGTGTGGGGCACGTGCGCGGGCATGATCTTTCTCGCGAAAGATGTTGGCATGCGTCAGCCGCTCATCGGCGTGATGGATGTGCAAGTCAGGCGCAACGCGTTTGGGCGACAGGTGGATAGCTTTGAAGCAGACCTCGACGTTCCCACACTCGCAAGCGTCACGAGCAATGGCGACCCGCATCGTCCATTCCACGCGATTTTCATTCGCGCGCCGATGATGGAAAGCGTCGGCAAACACGTCGAGGTGCTTGCCAAGTTGGACGACGGCACGATTGTCGCCGCGCGCCAGGGCAACTTGCTCGCGACCTCGTTTCACCCCGAGTTGACCGGCGACACGCGATTTCACCGATATTTTGTCGAACGACTCAAGCCAAGTTCATAA
- a CDS encoding class I SAM-dependent methyltransferase: MTDTPIRQPIPVDRWKKYLTDYNEGLGLVYERLVLNDYLDRIVSQHNIRSVLEAPIFGMAGVSGINSVRLAQRGCAVTLVDEHADRLAGVERIWDELGLRATFTHHTDFARLPFDDHSFDLTWEWAGLWYLPNAEALLRELVRVSRKLVFVAMPNRVQVGYLMRKYLLERDFVNYVDEAWANINRIKRILRDCKINFIDEGVLDVPPWPDTVMPASQVLRRLGIQSKKLDAQFTGAGWNWSTMDYYLGRRPELKAMIDRYTFLERAPIPWQIKAIWAHHRYVLGQVRK; this comes from the coding sequence ATGACCGACACACCGATTCGCCAACCCATTCCCGTTGATCGCTGGAAGAAATATCTCACCGATTACAACGAAGGGCTGGGGCTAGTCTACGAACGACTCGTCCTCAACGATTATCTCGACCGCATCGTCAGCCAGCATAACATTCGCTCCGTCCTCGAAGCGCCCATTTTCGGAATGGCGGGTGTGAGCGGCATCAACAGCGTCCGCCTCGCGCAACGCGGCTGCGCCGTAACGCTCGTGGACGAGCACGCGGACCGTCTCGCCGGCGTCGAGCGCATCTGGGACGAACTGGGTTTGCGCGCGACCTTCACACATCACACCGATTTCGCGCGCTTGCCATTCGACGATCATTCGTTCGACCTGACCTGGGAATGGGCGGGGTTGTGGTACCTGCCGAACGCGGAAGCGTTGTTGCGCGAACTCGTGCGCGTATCGCGCAAACTCGTTTTCGTCGCGATGCCGAACCGTGTGCAAGTCGGTTACTTGATGCGCAAGTATTTGCTCGAACGCGATTTCGTCAATTACGTGGACGAAGCGTGGGCGAACATCAACCGCATCAAGAGAATTCTGCGCGATTGCAAAATCAACTTTATTGACGAAGGCGTGCTCGACGTGCCGCCGTGGCCCGACACGGTGATGCCGGCGTCCCAGGTTTTGCGACGACTCGGCATCCAATCGAAAAAACTCGACGCGCAATTTACCGGCGCGGGATGGAATTGGAGCACGATGGACTATTATCTGGGTCGCCGTCCTGAACTCAAAGCGATGATTGATCGCTATACGTTTCTCGAACGCGCGCCGATCCCGTGGCAGATCAAGGCAATTTGGGCGCACCATCGGTACGTGCTGGGGCAAGTGAGGAAATAA
- a CDS encoding Uma2 family endonuclease has product MATVISPPKTEPPITARVIYPESDGKPMTETDFHAQVLIYLRTALEYYFRNEPNVYVSGNLMLYYEEGNPAASISPDVFVVKGINKKLRRTYKLWEEGKAPDVAIEITSRSTRLEDLGNKRALYAELGVTEYFIHDPYQEYLKPPLQGYRLEQNNYAPITPDTQAKLHSTILGLALQIIEGDLRLFDPRTGELLKTPLEAQEAAEEEAAARQAADAEVERLRAELKKLQQR; this is encoded by the coding sequence ATGGCAACGGTTATTTCACCACCAAAAACAGAACCGCCCATCACCGCGCGCGTAATCTATCCCGAATCGGACGGTAAACCCATGACAGAAACTGACTTTCATGCCCAAGTCCTGATCTACCTCCGCACCGCACTCGAATATTACTTTCGCAACGAGCCGAATGTTTATGTGTCTGGCAACTTGATGCTGTACTACGAGGAAGGTAACCCAGCGGCATCCATCTCGCCTGACGTGTTCGTCGTCAAAGGGATCAACAAAAAACTGCGCCGCACGTACAAGTTGTGGGAAGAAGGTAAAGCGCCCGATGTCGCCATCGAAATCACTTCGCGCTCTACGCGACTCGAAGACCTGGGTAACAAGCGCGCGTTGTACGCCGAACTTGGCGTCACGGAATATTTTATCCACGATCCGTATCAAGAATATCTCAAGCCGCCCCTGCAAGGTTATCGCCTCGAACAAAACAACTATGCGCCGATTACGCCGGACACGCAAGCCAAACTGCATAGCACAATTCTAGGACTCGCTTTGCAAATCATCGAAGGTGACTTGCGCTTGTTCGATCCGCGCACGGGCGAACTGCTCAAGACACCGCTCGAAGCCCAGGAAGCCGCGGAAGAAGAAGCCGCCGCGCGGCAAGCCGCAGATGCCGAAGTGGAACGCCTGCGCGCTGAATTGAAAAAACTACAACAACGCTGA